One genomic segment of Bradyrhizobium prioriisuperbiae includes these proteins:
- a CDS encoding carbohydrate ABC transporter permease has product MPRLGELARHGGLLLTTAFALIPFIWMLSLSLKPQAEIFQPAFHLWPQSFHGFENYRIALTSAPMLRFLLNGLFVCATIFLLQMLVCVPCAYALAKLRFRGRDTLFSAVLVGLLVPPQALAIPHFVLLHVFGLLDTYAALILPWTISTLGIFLMRQFFRAVPDELIDAARLDGLGEFEIIWRVMLPVAVPALAAFGIFSVVAHWNDLFWPLIAVRSEELSTPALGILLFRDDEAGQLMGPLMAGSVIIVAPLILAFLFAQQRFIDGISFTANN; this is encoded by the coding sequence ATGCCTCGGTTGGGAGAGCTCGCGCGCCATGGGGGCTTGCTGCTGACAACGGCCTTTGCTCTGATTCCGTTCATCTGGATGCTGAGCCTGTCGCTGAAACCCCAGGCGGAAATCTTCCAGCCCGCGTTTCATCTCTGGCCGCAGTCCTTCCACGGCTTTGAGAACTATCGCATCGCGCTGACGTCAGCGCCGATGCTGCGGTTCCTGCTCAATGGGCTGTTTGTCTGCGCCACCATCTTCCTGCTGCAGATGCTGGTCTGCGTGCCCTGTGCCTATGCCCTGGCGAAGCTGCGCTTTCGCGGACGCGATACGCTGTTTTCGGCAGTGCTCGTTGGTCTTCTGGTCCCGCCGCAGGCGCTGGCCATCCCACATTTCGTGCTGCTGCATGTGTTCGGCCTGCTCGACACCTATGCCGCGCTGATCCTGCCCTGGACCATTTCGACCCTCGGCATCTTCCTGATGCGGCAGTTCTTCCGGGCGGTGCCGGATGAACTAATCGATGCCGCGCGGCTCGACGGGCTCGGCGAGTTCGAGATCATCTGGCGGGTGATGTTGCCTGTGGCGGTGCCGGCCCTGGCGGCCTTTGGCATCTTTTCGGTGGTGGCGCATTGGAACGATCTGTTCTGGCCGCTGATTGCGGTGCGCAGCGAGGAGTTGTCGACGCCGGCGCTCGGCATCCTGCTGTTTCGCGACGACGAGGCCGGCCAGCTGATGGGACCGCTGATGGCCGGCTCGGTCATCATCGTGGCGCCGTTGATCCTCGCCTTCCTGTTCGCCCAGCAGCGTTTCATCGATGGCATTTCCTTCACCGCCAACAACTGA